In one Candidatus Schekmanbacteria bacterium genomic region, the following are encoded:
- a CDS encoding M48 family peptidase gives MIIEKYHITISGIPVEIIRKDIKNLHLGVYPPDGRVRVSAPLHLDKEAIRLAVISRVGWIRRKQKSFQEQVRESQREMVSGESHYVEGHRYRLNVVVDKDRKRPVVRLKNKQILEIIVPTKTNRDILEQILERWYRRRLQERIHTLLQKWEKRIGVSVKEVRIRKMKTRWGSCNTEARRIWLNLELAKKPISCQEYIVVHEMVHLKERHHKRRFIELMDQFLPNWRILRDELNRAPLAYAKWEY, from the coding sequence AAAGGATATTAAAAATCTTCACTTGGGAGTTTATCCTCCTGATGGGCGTGTAAGAGTATCAGCCCCACTCCATCTGGATAAGGAAGCCATTCGTTTGGCGGTCATATCCCGTGTGGGCTGGATTCGCCGCAAACAAAAAAGTTTTCAGGAACAAGTTCGGGAATCTCAACGTGAAATGGTTTCAGGTGAAAGTCATTATGTTGAAGGACATAGGTATCGTTTGAATGTGGTTGTAGATAAAGATCGAAAAAGACCCGTGGTGCGTCTGAAGAACAAACAAATATTGGAAATCATTGTTCCAACAAAGACGAATAGAGATATTCTTGAACAGATTTTGGAGCGTTGGTATCGACGGCGTTTACAAGAAAGAATTCATACTCTGCTTCAGAAATGGGAAAAACGGATAGGTGTTTCTGTTAAAGAAGTACGAATCAGAAAAATGAAAACCCGCTGGGGAAGCTGCAATACTGAAGCGCGTCGTATTTGGCTGAATCTGGAATTGGCAAAAAAACCAATTAGCTGTCAAGAATATATAGTTGTTCATGAAATGGTACATCTAAAAGAAAGGCATCATAAAAGGCGATTTATCGAATTAATGGATCAATTTTTGCCAAATTGGAGAATATTGAGAGACGAACTGAATCGAGCACCATTGGCTTATGCCAAATGGGAATACTAA